Proteins encoded within one genomic window of Methanosarcina barkeri str. Wiesmoor:
- the cbiZ gene encoding adenosylcobinamide amidohydrolase, whose amino-acid sequence MQYYVKDSTLIIKGDFEAVSTGLNGGCARVKYLFNKQVPRTFNPPDPQEFLKEEALKLGLAEAHFGLLTAVKMEYLQVVENDYLTAFMTAGVSNGSEFRAKVGTINIILVSKAKLSETALLGAIITATEAKGLALLEKGYNFLGTNTDAVIIAYEIDSKPGPENEERQEILYAGSSTDFGKKITEAVIKGVKAGLDLRGE is encoded by the coding sequence ATGCAGTACTATGTGAAGGACAGTACCCTTATAATAAAAGGAGATTTTGAAGCCGTAAGCACGGGTTTAAACGGCGGCTGCGCACGGGTGAAGTATCTTTTCAACAAACAGGTGCCAAGAACCTTTAACCCTCCTGACCCGCAGGAGTTTTTAAAGGAAGAAGCCTTGAAACTGGGCCTTGCAGAAGCTCATTTCGGCCTCCTTACAGCTGTAAAAATGGAATACCTTCAGGTAGTAGAAAATGACTACCTGACAGCTTTCATGACCGCTGGCGTGAGCAACGGATCAGAATTCAGAGCAAAAGTTGGAACCATAAATATAATTCTGGTCTCAAAGGCAAAACTATCCGAGACAGCTCTCCTTGGAGCGATAATCACAGCCACAGAAGCAAAAGGGCTTGCTCTGCTTGAAAAAGGCTACAATTTCCTGGGCACCAATACGGATGCAGTTATTATTGCTTATGAAATTGACTCAAAACCTGGCCCGGAAAATGAGGAAAGACAGGAAATACTTTACGCAGGTTCAAGCACAGATTTTGGAAAAAAGATTACTGAAGCCGTGATAAAAGGAGTAAAAGCAGGACTTGATCTGCGGGGAGAATGA
- a CDS encoding class I SAM-dependent methyltransferase, whose product MYSWDPKLYSSNSSAQKNWGFELLAKLNLKGNERFLDVGCGDGKLSAEVAKILPEGSVLGIDLSEEMITFARNHYPQEKFPNLAFMQANASELTFDYEFDIVFSNAVLHWIKVPEAALKGFWKSLKPGGVFLAQLGGRGNAAEILKTLDYMLENDKWSSYFKDFVFPYGFYGPEEYGKWLKDAGFLIKRLELISKDMALHGENELFAWIASTWHPYIQRVPPELKEDFISELVTLFVKNYPPDDKGYVHVQMKRLEIEAYREK is encoded by the coding sequence ATGTATTCTTGGGATCCAAAACTTTATTCTTCGAATTCCTCAGCTCAGAAAAATTGGGGGTTTGAACTTCTTGCAAAGCTGAACTTGAAAGGAAATGAAAGGTTTCTGGATGTTGGCTGCGGGGATGGAAAACTTAGTGCTGAAGTTGCAAAAATTCTACCTGAAGGCTCTGTTCTAGGAATCGATCTCTCTGAAGAAATGATTACTTTTGCCAGGAATCATTATCCTCAAGAGAAGTTTCCAAACCTTGCTTTTATGCAAGCAAATGCAAGTGAACTTACTTTTGACTATGAGTTTGACATTGTCTTTTCCAATGCTGTTCTTCACTGGATAAAAGTTCCTGAAGCTGCTCTGAAGGGTTTTTGGAAAAGCCTCAAGCCTGGCGGAGTATTTCTGGCCCAGCTTGGAGGGAGAGGAAACGCTGCAGAGATTCTCAAAACTCTTGACTATATGCTCGAAAACGACAAATGGAGTTCTTATTTCAAGGATTTCGTATTTCCGTATGGCTTTTACGGACCTGAAGAATACGGTAAATGGCTCAAAGATGCAGGTTTTTTAATTAAGCGTTTGGAATTGATCTCAAAAGACATGGCTCTTCATGGAGAAAATGAACTCTTCGCCTGGATTGCTTCAACCTGGCACCCTTATATACAGCGGGTACCTCCAGAATTAAAAGAGGATTTTATAAGCGAACTTGTAACTCTTTTTGTGAAAAATTATCCGCCTGATGACAAAGGATATGTCCATGTCCAGATGAAAAGGCTGGAAATTGAGGCTTATCGGGAGAAATGA
- a CDS encoding methyltransferase cognate corrinoid protein, with protein sequence MTNTEIFDKLRDAIVNQNVAGTPELCKEALASGIPALDIITKGLSVGMKIVGDKFEAAEIFLPQIMMSGKAMSNAMEVLTPELEKNKKEGEEAGLAITFVAEGDIHDIGHRLVTTMLGANGFQIVDLGVDVLNENVVEEAAKHKGDKVLLVGSALMTTSMLGQKDLMDRLNEEKLRDNVKCMFGGAPVSDKWIEEIGADATAENAAEAAKVALEVMK encoded by the coding sequence ATGACAAATACTGAAATCTTTGATAAGTTACGCGACGCAATCGTAAATCAAAATGTCGCAGGTACTCCAGAGCTATGCAAGGAGGCTCTGGCTTCAGGAATTCCGGCACTTGACATTATTACAAAGGGCCTTTCCGTTGGAATGAAAATTGTCGGTGACAAGTTCGAAGCCGCCGAGATTTTTTTGCCTCAGATCATGATGTCCGGAAAAGCGATGAGTAATGCAATGGAAGTCCTTACCCCTGAACTTGAAAAGAACAAGAAAGAAGGAGAAGAAGCAGGACTTGCCATCACCTTTGTTGCAGAAGGGGATATTCACGACATTGGTCACAGGCTTGTTACCACAATGCTTGGAGCAAATGGGTTCCAGATCGTTGACCTGGGAGTTGATGTGCTTAATGAAAACGTCGTAGAAGAAGCTGCAAAGCACAAGGGAGATAAAGTCCTCTTAGTAGGCTCTGCCCTTATGACCACCTCCATGCTCGGCCAGAAAGACCTTATGGACAGGCTCAATGAAGAAAAACTCAGGGACAATGTAAAGTGCATGTTCGGAGGAGCACCAGTATCTGATAAATGGATCGAAGAAATCGGAGCTGATGCAACTGCAGAAAATGCTGCTGAGGCTGCAAAAGTTGCACTTGAGGTAATGAAATAA